CCCGCCCTCTCCTCCAAGCATCCCAAAAAGAACGCCGATGAggtccctcctctcctctcatcCCCTTCTTCAAGGATTTTGAACCCCCAATTCTTTCTAACTCCCAATTATTGCTTTCATCCTCCACCAGAAGcggatcaaaaagaaaaagatgaaatCTAATAAGCGCCGCCGCCATAACTCCTCATCATCGTCTTCTTATTCCTCCAACTCGGAGATTGATGCTCGCTCTCGGAAGAAGAGCGTTCGGCGGGAACCCCAAAAgccggagaagaggaggaaggagccCAAGAAGCTGGTGAAAAAGAAGAGCCGCAAGACCTACTACCGCAGGGATTCCAGTGCTAGTTCTCCGAGCAGTTATTCGAGCCGGAGTTGCTCGACTTGTCGCGCCCGGAGCAGCTCCGTCGGGCGGAGTGAGAGTGGCTCCGGTAGGTCGAGAAGCCCCCCCGGCCGGGCGAAAAGGAGGGCGAAATTGAGGGAGAGAAGTAGGTCGAAGAGTCCTCCCGGTAGGAAGGCAAAATTGGGGGGGAGGAGCAGGTCTAGGAGTCCTCTGGATGGTGCTGTTAGGAGGGTGAAATCGAGGGAGAGAAGCAGGTCTAAGAGCAGGGAGAGGGGAAGAAGTCGGAGGAGTTCACAGAGGACGAACTATGAACGAGATGATGGTAGGTATTGTGAGAATAGTAGTAGTCATAGCAGCAGAGGTTACAATAGGAGTTGGAGTTATAATGAGGGGAAGTGTAAAGAGGTGGATCAACCAAGGCGGCTTAAATCGACACTTGTGGTAACCAAAGAGTCAGAGGGGATGGAAGAAGGACTCCGTAGTAGGGATAAGATTGTTCAGGCTTATGATGATGTGGGGAGGAATTTTGATGCACATGAGCAAGCCTCAGAGGATAGGCAAGTAGATCTAGGTGGGGCAAAGCATGCTACCGATACTGGGGTTGAGGATGTAGCTTGTGCGAAGGGAGATAAGTATGTTTTGACCAAGCTCGATGGTGAGCCTTCCAAGAATGCTGATGTTGGAAGTGATGATTCCACAAGGAAGAACAGTGGGGATGCAGTGAATGCTGGTAATTCAGAGTCCGAGGATTTGGAACTGCAATTGAGACAGAAGGCATTGGAGAACTTCAGAAAGTTCCGAGGGGGGCTCTCGGTAAATGCAAGCACCAGTTCTGATCGGAAAGATGATTCTCTCCTTACTGAATCCTGCAAGGATGCTGGTAGACTTGTAGAGGCAAAAGATGctattattttatcaaaatgGAAGTCCAATAATTCTCTTCAACGCCAAGGAAGCATTCAAAGAGGAAGCTGcacgacccaacccagaattaGATCTGTTGTGAATATCCCAACAGAACATGATGATAGA
This portion of the Phoenix dactylifera cultivar Barhee BC4 chromosome 11, palm_55x_up_171113_PBpolish2nd_filt_p, whole genome shotgun sequence genome encodes:
- the LOC103721934 gene encoding uncharacterized protein DDB_G0287625 produces the protein MRPALSSKHPKKNADEKRIKKKKMKSNKRRRHNSSSSSSYSSNSEIDARSRKKSVRREPQKPEKRRKEPKKLVKKKSRKTYYRRDSSASSPSSYSSRSCSTCRARSSSVGRSESGSGRSRSPPGRAKRRAKLRERSRSKSPPGRKAKLGGRSRSRSPLDGAVRRVKSRERSRSKSRERGRSRRSSQRTNYERDDGRYCENSSSHSSRGYNRSWSYNEGKCKEVDQPRRLKSTLVVTKESEGMEEGLRSRDKIVQAYDDVGRNFDAHEQASEDRQVDLGGAKHATDTGVEDVACAKGDKYVLTKLDGEPSKNADVGSDDSTRKNSGDAVNAGNSESEDLELQLRQKALENFRKFRGGLSVNASTSSDRKDDSLLTESCKDAGRLVEAKDAIILSKWKSNNSLQRQGSIQRGSCTTQPRIRSVVNIPTEHDDRNSIISHQNAKESSRPAADGQTTSNHLKSMEEPLDKVSSGKILLPKDIQDRKAAAEPRSSTTIGTELKIADGSTSGASACLSVESGNKPVEVDTTGSNFEQKSFSRMHDGEMVQVSYKVYIPKKSPALARRQLQR